One Anas platyrhynchos isolate ZD024472 breed Pekin duck chromosome W, IASCAAS_PekinDuck_T2T, whole genome shotgun sequence DNA segment encodes these proteins:
- the LOC101795454 gene encoding vasculin isoform X2: MLVIKKGSTKELQISGFPLLGSLHLQPVKNGTGTSVYKGLVPKPATPPAKTTQWKSQAKENKTGIPFSHESTYGIGNFSPFKSNNKAFPVSQNSVKECNQSNSSSPVDKVGQPHLTKLTRMRTDKKSEFLKALKQRVEEHEDENHAGREKDDSFNLHNSNSPRHERYINQNFENEIPQENGNASVTSQLVIRSSTFPQADVLSSSLEAEHRLLKEMGWQEESENDETCAPLTEDEMREFQAISEQLQKNGLRKNGILKNGLICDFKFSPWKNSTFQPALENDDSETSSSDTSDDDDV, translated from the exons ATGCTGGTCATTAAAAAGGGCAGTACAAAAGAACTGCAAATATCTGGATTCCCTCTACTAGGAAGTCTTCATTTACAGCCAGTAAAAAATGGAACTGGCACAAGTGTTTATAAAGGATTAGTCCCTAAACCTGCCACTCCACCCGCAAAG aCTACGCAGTGGAAAAgccaagcaaaagaaaataaaactgggaTTCCATTTTCTCATGAATCTACATATGGTATTGGCAATTTCAGTCCTTTCAAATCGAACAACAAGGCATTTCCTGTATCACAGAATTCAGTGAAAGAG TGTAATCAGTCAAATTCTTCATCCCCTGTTGACAAAGTTGGTCAGCCTCATTTAACAAAGTTGACAAGAATGCGGACTGATAAGAAGAGTGAATTTTTGAAAGCATTGAAACAAAGAGTGGAAGAACACGAAGATGAAAATCATGCTGGGCGAGAGAAG GATGACTCCTTTAACTTGCATAACAGCAACAGTCCTCGTCATGAGAGATATATAAATcaaaactttgaaaatgaaattccGCAAGAGAATGGCAATGCTTCAGTTACATCTCAACTAGTCATTAGATCTTCAACTTTTCCTCAGGCAGATGTTCTTTCAAGCTCACTTGAGGCAGAGCATAg gttgTTAAAGGAGATGGGCTGGCAGGAAGAGAGTGAAAATGATGAAACATGTGCTCCACTAACAGAGGATGAGATGAGGGAATTCCAAGCCATTAGTGAACAG ttacaaaaaAATGGCCTTCGGAAAAACGGCATTTTGAAAAATGGCCTTATCTGCGATTTTAAATTTAGCCCCTGGAAAAACAGCACTTTCCAACCTGCTCTGGAGAATGATGATTCTGAGACAAGCAGCAGTGATACATCAGATGATGATGATGTGTGA